In the genome of Vicia villosa cultivar HV-30 ecotype Madison, WI linkage group LG7, Vvil1.0, whole genome shotgun sequence, one region contains:
- the LOC131615663 gene encoding serine carboxypeptidase-like 50 translates to MKNLKMEKHSTNLFINTILFFFFFLQFHSFLSLSDSSVFPYEALPTKSGYLPVSPTSTSSIFYTFYEAQNSTSPLSQTPLLIWLQGGPGCSSMMGNFYELGPYLVTNSLTLQPNPFSWNRIFGLLFLDNPIGTGFSVASTPQEIPTDQNKVAEHLFAAITRFVQLDHVFKNRPIYITGESYAGKYIPAIGCYILEKNSVLKDSERVNLAGVAIGNGLTDPVAQMVTHADNAYYVGLINERQKIELEKLQLEAVELVERRNWSEATRARNRVLDVLQNMTGLATLYDYSRKAPYEDELVAKLLNIGAVRKALGVEVDDSFVYEKCSKIVWAALYADLMKSVKYMVEKLLKEEMRVLLYQGQRDLRVGVVQVEAWVKSMKWEGIEEFVNGEREIWKVNGEVAGYVQKWKSFTNVVVLGGGHLLPSDQPLNSQVMIEDWVLEKGLFGSVLELNVSTNSVYDE, encoded by the coding sequence ATgaagaatttgaagatggagaaacACTCAACCAACCTCTTCATCAATACaatccttttcttcttcttcttcttacagTTTCATAGCTTTCTTTCACTCTCAGATTCTTCAGTATTCCCCTATGAAGCACTTCCCACAAAATCAGGTTACCTACCAGTAAGTCCCACCTCCACTTCCTCCATTTTCTACACTTTCTATGAAGCACAAAACTCCACTTCACCTCTCTCCCAAACCCCTCTTCTCATATGGCTTCAAGGTGGCCCTGGTTGCTCCTCCATGATGGGAAACTTCTATGAACTTGGTCCCTATCTTGTCACCAACTCACTCACCCTTCAACCCAACCCTTTTTCTTGGAACAGAATCTTTGGCCTTCTTTTTCTTGATAATCCCATTGGAACTGGCTTCAGTGTAGCCTCAACTCCACAAGAGATTCCAACCGATCAAAACAAGGTTGCAGAACATCTTTTTGCTGCTATAACAAGGTTTGTTCAACTTGATCATGTTTTCAAAAATCGTCCTATTTATATCACTGGTGAAAGCTATGCTGGAAAGTATATTCCTGCAATTGGGTGCTACATATTAGAGAAAAATTCTGTTTTGAAAGACTCTGAGAGAGTGAATTTAGCTGGTGTTGCTATTGGTAATGGACTAACAGATCCTGTGGCCCAAATGGTTACTCATGCTGATAATGCTTACTATGTTGGATTAATCAATGAGAGACAAAAAATTGAGTTGGAAAAATTACAACTTGAAGCTGTTGAGTTGGTAGAGAGAAGGAATTGGAGTGAAGCGACTCGTGCGAGAAACCGTGTCTTGGATGTGTTGCAAAACATGACAGGGTTGGCTACTTTGTATGATTATTCGCGAAAAGCTCCGTATGAAGATGAATTGGTTGCTAAGTTATTGAATATTGGTGCGGTGAGGAAGGCGTTAGGAGTGGAAGTTGATGATTCGTTTGTTTATGAGAAATGCAGTAAGATTGTTTGGGCTGCATTGTATGCTGATTTGATGAAAAGTGTGAAGTATATGGTGGAGAAGTTGTTGAAGGAGGAGATGAGGGTCTTGTTGTATCAAGGTCAGCGTGATTTGAGAGTCGGTGTGGTTCAAGTTGAGGCTTGGGTGAAGAGTATGAAGTGGGAAGGGATTGAGGAGTTTGTGAATGGTGAGAGGGAGATTTGGAAGGTGAATGGAGAGGTAGCTGGTTATGTACAGAAATGGAAGTCTTTTACTAATGTTGTGGTTTTGGGGGGTGGACATCTTTTGCCTAGTGATCAACCTTTGAATTCACAAGTGATGATAGAAGATTGGGTTTTGGAAAAGGGTTTGTTCGGAAGTGTGTTGGAACTAAATGTGTCCACAAATTCTgtgtatgatgaatga